Genomic segment of Centropristis striata isolate RG_2023a ecotype Rhode Island chromosome 21, C.striata_1.0, whole genome shotgun sequence:
TTCCTGATGAGCAGCTCAGTGGACTTCTGGTACCGACGGATCTCACGCAGAGCAACAGTGCCAGGCCtacaacaacaaagtaaactatGAAAACACTGGAATAAAAGACACCCACTGAACACTAgtgttagaaagaatgcatgtGCAGAGGCATTTGTTGCCCTCAGACTTAATATAGTTTGTAGCAACCACATACTGCAATCACAACAGCCTAGATAAAACAAACTGGAGCACTCATAAGCATGTACCTGTATCTATGGGGCTTCTTCACTCCGCCAGTGGATGGCGCGCTTTTCCTTGCAGCTTTTGTGGCCAGCTGCTTCCTCGGCGCCTTTCCTCCGGTGGATTTACGAGCGGTCTGCTTGGTACGAGCCATTATTCACCTGCAGgtctgaaaacaacaacaaaagagaaCACCTAATataaatttaatataataaagtacTATTGTCAAGAGGATGATCTTCACTGGACCGAATATCTGTCCTAGTGACGAATACTGCCGCAATTTAACCACTGACGCTCATGACCCACATCCTCATTTGTGAAACAAACATAATTTcttaatacattttaagtaatAGCGGAACTAGAAACTAAGCAAATATTGTTTCAGTGGTAACTAATTGGCTAGAGGCGCCTCCTAATAGGCAGATACGATAGAAGCCCTGCCGAAACACCGGTGGttttaatttaacaaaacaaGCCTGTGTAAAGTGGCGCCACCATTAAGCTCCGGGACAGACACACGTTTCTCTGCTGTCGTTAGCAGGCACATTTAAAGCTAGCATCTACCGCTGCAAAATGGCGCCAGCTAGCTCCCAGTTAGGCTTAACAACATCAACATGAAGACAAGGTAACCATCTAAGCCAACTGATGTATCACCACTCAAGTGACGTGAGCCTTAGTTGTACAATTAATTGGATTAACATAGTTTCTAAGTGAGTCAAGTTTGTACAGAGTATCAAGTGtagctaacagttagcctgCTGGCTATGGCGCGCGCCGTTTTGTTGTCAAGGGACTACCGATTAACGCCAGTTTAACCGTATTTTAACGTTAATAACCAGCAGGAAATGAAAAACCACCGTatacattattaacattaacaccgaatgtagaaaaacaaaatataagtaaataacGCGCTCACTCAccctttgtgtttattttccgGGAAAGCGATGTCTCCTCCTTCGCGTCGGTTGTCTATATTGACTGAGGGAGCAGGAGGTGGTATTTATATGCTGAGTGAAGCGGCGCTTTAAGTCCCGCCCCTGAGCCAACAGGATTGGTCCAAACTCAAATCCCTGACGGAATGTGATTAGTGGAGGAAATGAGGAGGACAACTGCCTCTGCATTTGAAGTAGAACGGAACAAGAAGTGCCTTATTTTAAACGGAGGTGTCCACATTATTTTTACAGTCATTCATGAGCCCGAAGCTGCTACTTTTTCTTAGTCAACACAGTCTTTATCTATGAAATGATCTCTTAAAGTGTGGTGCTCACCGAGATCAAatccttttattttctttaaatggaACCAAAGGGAACAATGCTGCACTATTAAACAATGGATTTACCATTTTATGTGTAGCAATCTTCAGCTTCAGTAGATTGGGGAAAGGGTTGTCAATAGCATGTGATGATGGAAAGGGAATACATTATAGCCAAGATGAACACTGAGGATATTTTGCTTGGACTTGCACACCCTCAGTCTTCAGCATAAGTCAGCTGTTTTCAGTCAATAAACCTTTAATTGGCTATAACTGGAAAATACTTGTCACTAggacttattgatgcactaatagctcttattgcactataccttgattgtttgcttttactcttcctgtaagtcgctttggataaaagcgtctgctaaatgtctaaatgtaaataaaacaagttttaaaaaacccTCCAAAATAATACAAAGGGAGAAAACCTATGACCTATGATGGTCAAGCATCAGGCACACACTTAGCACACAGACAGTCTGGTTTTTGTGCCAAGAAAGGAGGGTTCAGCTGGGAGCACAGCCACAACCAGTCTGGTGAAAAGCCAGCTTGCTTCATTGTCATTCATAAGAAAACCATTTCCTGTTACTCTCAAGTTGTTTCTATTAGCATACAGGGTTTACAACCTATTATTGTAAAGTTTGACTGTGTTACTGTTGCCACCTTTATATTGcttacacgttttttttttgttttttgtttgtattttcatgactaaatatttatttcttgtacttcacttttttatttttgatgtttttcaggCTGCAAAAGTTAGAAAGCTAGAAATTTAGCcttattttcacttttatttgtaaGTTAATTCCCCATTATCCATATTTACCCATTTTCTTTGTCTATATATCTAATCTATGAAAAACATCTAATCATTCTGGAAGTCGTATGTAACTTATCTCATTGTTTGTAGTGATTTAAAAATAGCTTTCAATCCCCTTAGTCAGGTAACTGGGTCAAGAGAACACCACCAAGCGGAACCACAAGCGCTGAAGAAAATATTATCAGACGGACCTATTCTCAGGTGACACCGgtggtgagtttttgaaaacAACATGATTTCACCGAAACCAAGAAAATAGCAGTATTGTCTTTTACTATTGGCTTAAAATTTGTTCCGCTGAGCATGTCTGTGTCCCGGAAGCGTCGAGTTAAATAGTTCAGTTGAAAAATCGCAGTTTAGCTGAAAACCTGCAACAGTGGGAGAATCAGCATGGCGGAGCAGAAACTGATGTTTATAGGTACATTATAACTAAATTACAAGCAAAAAGCTAAATGCATTTGCTACCAGACTTGCTATAAGCGCGTGTATGGTCTTTTATAGGCTTAATTTAAGAAACAAAAAGTGGATTTAAATCGTTTGAGTCGGTTTGTCTGGGAAGAAAAATGCCCCCAATTTGTTTTTAGTGAAATAACTAATTTAGTTATGGGCCTAAAATGATGAAATTGATGTTGGATTATGTGATAGATTTTTGTGTAACTGTCAGAATTACAGTTGTAATACGTTTTGAGACGATTAATGCAATTCCAAAGTCAGAAGTGATCCTAATATAACTTGTATGTTCATCCAACAGATATAGAACCGAGGTCAAACAGCTCTGCTCCTGTCTCGGACAGAGCTGAGAAGCCCCTCTGGACTCGCAGTGACAACTCCTTTAGATTCAACTTCAACTCTGCGGCACTTCAGCAGAAAACATCTCCATCAGACGGAGCAGAAGCTGCCTTGAGCCGGGTATCCTTTAAGGGACAGGGCTCAGCTTTTGCCTTCAGCTTTCAAATTCCTCCTGTGGAAGACATGGACATGACAGTGACCCCAGACACCTCTTCTCAAAGCGTCCAACCGCGTGTCAGCGAGGAAAAGCCTCCCCCGCTGCAGGAGGCTCCACCTGAGCCATCAGTGCAATCaaaagcaaagaagaagaaaaagaaatctgGAAAGAAAAACCCATCAGACAGCAAAGAGACGCAGCCGGGTTCAGCCGAGGGTAGTCAAGGAGGCGAGGACACAGAGCTGGTCAGTGTGAAATGATTTAAAGTAATCATGGTGTGTTCCagatgatttcatgtcagattGTGACTGGGTTTCAGAGTGCAGAGGAGCAGCTGAACAGACAGCTGGACTGGTGCATCGAACACCTGGAATCAGGGATGAGGTCCCAGAAGAGTACGCCGAAACAGAGTAAGAACTATTTCACATTATCTAACATGCTCACACAAAACACTgtgttatatattaatatatatatatataattacaggTGCTGAGGAACACATGAAGCGAATTGTGAACAAAAATATAGTGTACTTTGTAGAATTCAGTTTGACAATTGGAGGCAAATCTTTGTATGTGAATTGCTCAccctgtgttaccttgaattttTGGAGGTAACTTGGGTTTTCTCGcaggaaaaggaagaaaagtCCTTGATGAACTGATGTAAATGGGGGCTGCATTtatcaacaaaaaatatatcaaaatatctgtatcagcatcaaaatgtacttcaagtatcaaaagtaaaagtgctcattATGCAGAACGACCCCATtcaattgttttatatatatattctaaatatattatttgattattatttttgttgcatttatatatgctattatgcatgcatttttatagcaaggtagggctcattttaaccacttaatatactgttatgagttttttattttgaaaaaatgtctaatcactttaaatttacactttgtttttttgttaaatctcaacctgaaaattaactacagctggcagctaaaagtagtggagtaaaaagtacaatatttacctcagaatgtagtgaagtagaagtataaagttatataaaatggaaatacttaagtatagtacctaaaaattgtactaaagtacagtacttaagtaaatgtactttgttacattccccCACTGTCTCATCATATATCCAATTTTATGCTCACTACtaccaaacacatgcattttgttGTTGAAATCTTACTATTTACAACACTTGTGAGTATAAACAAAGTCTGGCTAATAGTGCAACTGCACAAGTGTGAGACAGTTTATGTCGAAGTATTTTAAATAGCAAGACCTTAACATAAATTTTGGATGAAGTCTCCCTTTAATACCATGTTTTCTCCCTGCAGAAGAGGAAGCCTCTCGTGCCCTGAAGACTCTACGAAGCTCCAAAGCTCCTCTGGCCAAGAAGAGGCAGGTGATGAGATCCATGGCTGGAgattacaggaaaaaaatggaTGATGAGAAGAGCAAACAGTACAAACTCATTCAGAGCGGTGAGTggtcaaacttttaaaaaataactcctGAACTCCTGAAAGAACTTTTCAGTTGTGGTGGAACCGTGCTGTTAATTGACAGATTTCTCCAACCCCAATAGAAATTGCGTCCGCTCAGGTCAAAGTTGTGTCCGACTCCCCAAAGAAGTCTGTTTTCCACCGGAGAGCCGGGGTCAAAGCCCAGACGGCTGAAACAGAGACTGGAGCCCAGGAGACCGGGCTGGGAGCACAGACGCAGCAGGAGACGGCAGCTTTCGTCTTTACTCCATCAAAAGAGGAGTTTCGCTTTGAGTTTCTGTGATGTTTTGACTGACGACTCGTTTCACCATAAACAATGCTGGACTCTGATTGTTGGCTGCGTTGGAGATAACGCCAGGAAAACAACACTTAGAATCACACATTCAAAGTATTTCTTTGCTGACTGGTTGTACCATATAtccaaataaagattttttttgttaatttatctgCATTACAAACGGttggttattatttttattaagtaTAACTTGCTTTATATTCAGTGTTCTTTTATACCTGTCATATCACATTTCCTATTTGAGGAGATAACATTGGTCCATGCTGGATGTTTTGAATATAGTTTCTAAAGAGGTCATGTCAGTCATTGCCCCCTTTCTTcgctctattattattattattattattcactttCCTCTGGCTGCATACCTATTGGCTTGCTGCAGACTATTTTGAGGCAGCCAGTGTCTTTCCTCccatcaaaaaaacaaacaaactcactaGAACCCCCTGATATAGCAGACTTCAAGCCCATTTCcaaattcatttcatttctaaaATTCTTGGAAAAAGTTCACCAGCTCCTCCAACCGGCTCAGGGGTATTTTATCCCATATGTGACGTTCTCTGtaacagttttaaaaagttccataaaaatatatatttaaagtataatatttgaatattttacattataattatttccATACATAAGTGGTTCCTAACCTGTTTG
This window contains:
- the c21h8orf33 gene encoding UPF0488 protein C8orf33 homolog; this translates as MAEQKLMFIDIEPRSNSSAPVSDRAEKPLWTRSDNSFRFNFNSAALQQKTSPSDGAEAALSRVSFKGQGSAFAFSFQIPPVEDMDMTVTPDTSSQSVQPRVSEEKPPPLQEAPPEPSVQSKAKKKKKKSGKKNPSDSKETQPGSAEGSQGGEDTELSAEEQLNRQLDWCIEHLESGMRSQKSTPKQKEEASRALKTLRSSKAPLAKKRQVMRSMAGDYRKKMDDEKSKQYKLIQSEIASAQVKVVSDSPKKSVFHRRAGVKAQTAETETGAQETGLGAQTQQETAAFVFTPSKEEFRFEFL